One genomic window of Deltaproteobacteria bacterium HGW-Deltaproteobacteria-6 includes the following:
- a CDS encoding tRNA (adenosine(37)-N6)-dimethylallyltransferase MiaA: MKKNLIVILGPTASGKTSLAVRLAADLKGEVISADSRQVYRGMDIGTGKDLSEFQINGGVIPYHLIDILEPEMEFNVFEFQKQFYDIFNTLQMKDILPVLVGGTGLYLESVLTDYAMPQAQQDDCLREELADKSVGELQNMLLAMKPDLHNRTDLEDRDRLIRKIEIEKARNNSSGKKRQIPVIHAGIFGIHWERDVLRRRIAERLRQRMDEGMIEEVSRLHEQGLSWERLDSFGLEYRYIARYLKDEIAKDEMIAKLRIAIGQFAKRQMTWFRRMEKKGVPIEWIPANDYPALHRRVMEILS; the protein is encoded by the coding sequence ATGAAAAAAAATCTGATTGTCATACTGGGGCCGACTGCATCCGGAAAAACATCGCTTGCGGTCAGACTGGCTGCGGATCTCAAAGGCGAAGTTATTTCGGCGGATTCGCGTCAGGTTTATCGGGGAATGGATATCGGGACGGGAAAAGATCTATCCGAATTTCAGATTAATGGCGGAGTCATTCCTTATCATTTAATTGACATTCTTGAGCCGGAGATGGAGTTCAATGTATTTGAGTTTCAGAAACAATTTTATGACATCTTCAATACCCTGCAGATGAAAGACATTCTGCCTGTCCTGGTCGGAGGTACCGGTCTCTATCTGGAATCCGTCTTGACTGATTATGCAATGCCTCAAGCACAGCAGGATGATTGTTTAAGAGAAGAGCTTGCCGACAAATCAGTAGGTGAGCTTCAAAACATGCTTCTGGCTATGAAACCTGATTTGCATAACAGAACGGATCTGGAAGACAGGGATCGTCTCATTCGAAAAATTGAAATTGAAAAAGCCAGAAATAATTCGTCAGGTAAAAAACGGCAAATACCCGTTATTCATGCGGGAATATTCGGAATCCACTGGGAGAGGGATGTGCTCCGCCGGAGAATTGCGGAAAGGCTCAGACAAAGGATGGATGAGGGAATGATTGAAGAGGTGTCCCGATTGCATGAACAGGGACTGTCCTGGGAGCGGCTGGACAGCTTCGGCCTGGAGTACCGCTATATCGCAAGGTATCTGAAAGATGAAATAGCCAAGGATGAGATGATTGCTAAACTTCGGATCGCTATCGGGCAGTTCGCTAAAAGACAAATGACGTGGTTTCGGCGTATGGAAAAAAAAGGTGTGCCCATTGAGTGGATTCCAGCAAATGACTATCCTGCCCTTCATCGCCGTGTCATGGAAATACTGTCATGA
- the panB gene encoding 3-methyl-2-oxobutanoate hydroxymethyltransferase codes for MSTQTKINRKTILDIKKMKAQREKITMLTAYDYGMAAILDESDIDIILVGDSLGMVVLGYDSTLPVTMEDMLHHTQAVARGSRKAMIVADMPFLSYQVSPATALANAGRFLKEADAQAVKLEGGREHAEIVHKMTYAGIPVMAHLGLTPQSVHQLGGYKVQGKKEDAADAILQDAIILEEAGAFSVVLECVPEKLAAEITAALSIPTIGIGAGVHCDGQVLVVNDMLGMYDRMTPKFVKKYVNLNLEIKNAVKHYIQDVKTSAFPDAEHSFK; via the coding sequence ATGAGCACACAAACTAAGATCAACCGCAAAACTATTCTTGATATCAAAAAAATGAAAGCACAGAGAGAAAAAATAACGATGCTGACAGCCTATGATTACGGGATGGCTGCCATTCTGGATGAAAGTGACATTGACATCATCCTGGTGGGTGATTCTCTGGGTATGGTAGTGCTGGGTTACGACTCAACGCTTCCCGTAACCATGGAAGATATGCTGCATCATACACAGGCGGTCGCCAGGGGTTCACGCAAAGCCATGATTGTCGCGGATATGCCATTTTTATCATATCAGGTATCTCCAGCGACGGCGCTGGCCAATGCCGGACGCTTCTTAAAAGAAGCCGATGCTCAAGCGGTCAAACTGGAAGGCGGCCGGGAGCACGCTGAAATTGTCCACAAAATGACCTATGCCGGGATTCCCGTCATGGCCCATTTGGGGCTAACACCGCAATCCGTCCACCAGTTGGGTGGTTATAAAGTCCAGGGCAAAAAGGAAGATGCGGCTGATGCAATCCTGCAGGACGCAATAATTCTGGAAGAAGCAGGCGCATTTTCAGTGGTATTGGAATGCGTACCGGAAAAACTGGCGGCGGAAATCACGGCCGCTCTGTCCATTCCTACTATCGGCATAGGTGCCGGTGTTCACTGTGACGGACAGGTGCTGGTGGTCAATGACATGCTCGGAATGTATGACAGGATGACGCCGAAGTTTGTCAAAAAATATGTTAATTTAAATCTTGAAATAAAAAACGCCGTCAAGCACTACATCCAGGATGTGAAAACAAGCGCTTTCCCGGACGCTGAACACAGTTTTAAATAA
- a CDS encoding DUF2520 domain-containing protein, with the protein MMRKEQSFEFAIIGTGMVGTAIGFLLKKAGHAIKAIADPSSAHLKRAQSYITGAVCCRYPSQAAGLADCILITTPDDLIASVCAEIVDGYSVKSKKIFHLSGAGGLDLLAPAARAGALVASIHPLQSFSSIDSAISNIPGSYFGVTAAAGVKKNSSDIVRDLGGIPIYITPEQKPLYHAAACIASNYLVSLMSIVESIYLSIGISEKDARRAYLPLVYGSLKNIEKQGCSNALTGPIARGDSGTVQKHIEAMARNLPGFSSLYSNLGMVAVELARQKGTLSPRQAKIMIKLLKGANNEHTN; encoded by the coding sequence ATGATGAGAAAAGAACAATCTTTTGAGTTTGCCATTATCGGAACCGGAATGGTCGGAACGGCCATCGGATTTCTTTTAAAAAAAGCCGGCCACGCTATTAAGGCTATTGCCGATCCCTCCTCTGCTCATTTAAAAAGAGCACAATCCTACATAACAGGTGCTGTTTGCTGCCGATACCCGTCCCAGGCTGCGGGTCTGGCCGATTGCATTCTGATTACAACCCCCGATGATCTTATCGCGTCTGTCTGTGCGGAAATTGTCGATGGTTACTCCGTGAAGAGTAAAAAGATTTTTCATCTGAGCGGTGCGGGGGGACTTGACCTTCTTGCACCCGCCGCAAGGGCCGGGGCACTGGTTGCCAGCATTCATCCGCTGCAAAGTTTTTCTTCCATCGATAGTGCAATCTCAAATATTCCCGGCAGCTATTTCGGTGTAACGGCAGCTGCCGGCGTAAAAAAAAATTCGTCGGATATTGTCCGCGACCTCGGGGGGATTCCCATCTATATAACACCTGAACAAAAACCTCTTTATCACGCAGCGGCCTGCATTGCATCGAATTATCTGGTTTCATTAATGAGCATCGTTGAATCCATTTACTTATCCATAGGTATTTCTGAAAAAGATGCCCGCAGAGCCTACCTGCCGCTGGTTTACGGCAGTTTAAAAAATATTGAAAAACAAGGTTGTTCAAATGCGCTTACCGGGCCGATTGCCCGCGGCGATTCAGGAACCGTTCAAAAACATATCGAAGCTATGGCCCGTAATCTTCCCGGCTTCTCATCATTGTACTCCAATCTGGGAATGGTTGCGGTCGAACTCGCACGTCAAAAAGGAACATTGAGTCCGCGTCAGGCAAAAATAATGATAAAGCTGTTGAAAGGAGCAAATAATGAGCACACAAACTAA